The sequence below is a genomic window from Salarchaeum japonicum.
GCTGCCGTGAACTACGGCGTTCTCTGGCTGACGATTTCACCGGAAGCCCCTGTCCTGACGTTCGTATTCCTCGTCCTCGCCGGCCTCGTCTATGCGTTTCTTGGCGCACTCGTCGGGGCGCTCCTTCCGCGACTGTTCGAAGGCTCGCTCGTCGTGGTGTTCCTCGCGATGATGGACGCGTTCCTCAGTGGCGACAGCCCGCTGGCTGCTGACATTCCTGAGTTCGTGGAATACTTCCCGCTCTATCATCCGAAGGAACTCCTTCAGGAGGCGATGTTCCAAGGTACATATACGACGGGCGACCTCGGCTTCGTTGCCGGATACCTGCTCGTCTTGCTCGTGCTCGTCACCGTAGTGTTCGGAGTGACGATGCGCACCAGTGGTGGGTGGTCCGCATGAACCGTACGACAACGGCGTTCTCGATCGGCATCAAAGAACAGGCGCGTAACTACGTCCTCGTCGCTCTACTGGTCGTCCTACCGGTCTCGTTCATCACGTTGGCGTTCGCAGTCACCCAGGACGTCGAGATGCCGGTTCGGACGCTCGTCGACGGTGAGACGGCGACGGTCATGCGGGGGATGCCTGAGGTCCACGGCGTGATCATGACGCCGATTACGAGTGCTCTCATCGCCGGACTCGCCGGGTTGTTCCTGATGCGAGAAGCCAAAGACACGGACGGTCGTCTGGCAGTCGCTGGCTATCGTGCATGGCAGGTAATCGCTGCCCGGTTTGGGGTTCTCGCAGCAATTACTCTCATCGTCACCGGTGTCTCAGTTGGTGTGATGCTCGTCGATTTCCAGCCCGAGTATCTCTGGTGGTTCGTCGCAGCGATGCTCGTCGTCTCGGTCACGTATGGTCTCATCGGGATGCTCGTCGGGGCCGTCTTCAACCGCCTAGCCGGGATGTGGCTGATGCTGATTCTCCCGATGCTCGATATCGGACTGTTTCAGGATCCGCTGTTTATTCAATCTGAACCTGATTGGTGGATGAAACTCTTTCCGGGCTATTGGCCAGTCCGTGTAATGGTCGATACCGGACTCACAACCGACGTAGATACGGCTCTCTCGTTGGTGTGGGCTACTGGATATCTTCTCCTCGTAGCCGTGCTCGCAATTGGTGTTTACTACCGAGCCACACAGGCGAGTTGATCACAAGAGAAATCAGTCATAAATGGAACAAAACAAGTCACGGGATCGTTCTGAAATCAAAGGTATCGGTGAGGGCGGTATTCTCTAATCCCCGAATCACTTGACCCCGGTGAGTTCACCCTCTCACGGTGGCAATCAGTTGGAGATGTCCTCATCAGTAGCATCTAATCGCTCACGGCGACGTCTATACTCCTCCTCGTCAATTTCGCCCCTGGCATAGCGGTTCTGGAGCGTTTTTCTGGCTGAGTCGTCGGTAGTCGATTGAGGAGATTTTTGGTTTCCAAGCCAGTAGAGCCCGCCACCGAGAACGCCCAGCATTCCGAGTACGCCACCAACAGCTGGTAGCCCTCCAACTCCACCTCCGTTGCGGCCACTCATCATTCCAGAACCACCTCGTCCCATCATTCCACCACCAGTATTCCCGCTTCCATCGCTGCTTGAGCCGTAGGCGACTGTACCCTGGTCAACAATCGCCTCACTCGATGGGACCTCTCCATCCGGGATTGAATCCTCCTCTGCCGGTCCGCCAGGACTGCCAACTACGATCCGTCCGACCATCCCAATCGACTTGTGCGGGATGCAGTAGTAATCATACGTCCCTGGCGTTTCGAACGTATATTCGAAGCTCCCGTCTGAGATCGTCCCACTATCGAAGGCGGAAGCGCCCTCCGGAATACGATCTGCGTACGCCGTAGCGGAATGTGCCCCCGCTGCGAGTTCAAATTGAACGGTTGTCCCGGGATCAACACGTAGGCCGATTGGGTCGAAGTAATTGTTTCCCATCTCCACGATGGGCGTCTCCTGTGCGTTCGCTGACTGAGCAAAGCCGGTGCTGGCGACTGCGCTGGCACCGACAATGCCTAAGAATTGACGTCGGCTGTGATGTGTCATGTTGTCTGGATCATTCTTCGGTGGGTAGCTACGCGCGATACTGGTGCGAAGACTTCGGACGTGACTCACTCCGAACTTGTCGTTTGTTCCCATTACTACTCATAACCATATGCTGAATCGAGCACACCATTTCGATGTAACGGAACGATGCTGCCGAACGGTTGGTTTCGATACCCTCGAGTCGATCCGCAGGTGTTCAAACGGGTGAAACGCGGTTTGGGTAGTGGTCACTCTGATTGTTCGAGCTTTTCTCGTCGGGCTTCGAACTCTTCGTCCGTGAGATCGCCACGAGCGTACGCCAGACGTAACTCTTCCATCGCGGGATTATGAGACGTCTGTGTCTCGCTCATCCGCCGGAAGATGAGATATCCACCGCCCAGAAGCGCAAGGAGGAAGATGACCGGGACGAGCATCCCGATGAGGGGCCACCAACCACCTGTGGTACCGTACTGGCCCATCATTCCTCCGTATCCCATCATCCCACCGAACCCCATACCCATTGTGAGCAAGGGAAGGAGGATGAACGCTCCGAGGACGATGAGCAGTATCGTCGTCGTATCCAGTTGATCCGATGATGCCATCAGAGATCAGGCCTCCGATGCGGATCCGAACTCGTCAGTTACGGCTGCCAGTACGCGGTCGAATCGTTCGCTGACCTCGGTCGCGACGGAGTCAAGCGCGTCGTTATCAGCGATCCCGACTAACTGTTCCGGGTCGACCGCACTCACCACGATGACGCCGCCATCGTTCTCGTAGACGATGACGTTACAGGGCAAGAGCGCACCGAGTTCAGTTTCTACACTCAACCCTTCGTATGCCAGCGGAGGATTGCACGCACCGAGGATGCGATACTGGCGGAACTCCTCACCGAGTTTCTCCTTGAGCGTCGCCTGAATGTCGATGTCACAGAGAACACCGAATCCCTCGTCTTTGAGCGCGGCATTCGTTGCGTCGACGACATCGTCGAACTCTCCATCAATCTTGGTTTGTATTGTGTAACTCATGTAATACTGTATCCTGTTTACGCACTTAAGCGTTCGGTCCCGTCGCCCCAACTGGCAGACGAGAATTTTTTCTCGACGATGCTCCTTCTATTTCGGTCATGGGCACTACTCGAGTTGCTTTCGTCGACGTTCGAACTCTTCATCGGAGAGTTCACCGCGAGCGTAACGCTCACGAAGAACCGAAAGCGGCCGACTATCACTCCTCTCAGAATCTCTGTTGAGGAGTGAGTAGACGAGATAGAGCGGGACGACGATTAGGAGCCCCATCCAAAGGAAGCTCCAGAGGCCCATTCCACCGCTGAAGACCCCCCAACCGCCGCTACCCATCATACCGCCGCCGTAGCCTCCACCACCGTGAGCCGCTGCGGTGCCCGTTGCTACAATCAACAGCGGAACCGCTAGTATTGCGATTCGACGAGTCGTCCGCCCGAGAGTGTTGGTGTAGTGTGTCATTGTGATCGTTGAGTCAGTAAGTCGAATATCTATCGTGTCAGACGAGGATCCGAACAGGGATCGTTAGCAGCCGTACCCCTGTCCGTTCATCCCCGTCGCGGTGTGATTGTCGTCCGCCATATCTTGGGCCATCTCGTCGACGGTCACGCCCATGTGCGCTTCCATCTCGTCAACGGCATTCGGGCCCATGTAGTCGGTCATGTGACCTTCCATCCAGGCCGCCCAGTCTGCTGCACTACCATCGGCTGGCGTCCCTTCAGCTGCCGTCTCGTTCCCCTGGATCGGTTCGTCACCGTGTGCGCTAACTACCGGGGCGGCAAACGCGAGTCCGACAATCGCGAGCACCACGAGCAGCCATCGTCCGAGGTTTCGGTTGGTCATTGTTTTTCGCCTCAAGTAGTCATACGGTGGGTTCGGAGTTATCTTCGTGGGAGTGAACTCAAACAGGAGAGCGTTCAAGAACGTCTATAACGCCATCTAAACGTTTTCTACTGACGGGATCGTTCATACCTGCCGAATTCGAAAGGATCAGAGGAATGGTGAGAGCAAAGGGGATCCGTCGAGACTGTTCACCTCATTGCGGCGATCCAGACAATAACCACGGTTCAGGCGGCGAGGGAGGCTCGGGTATTGCTGACCACGAACGAGATGGATCAGTTCCCTCGGAACTGGTGATACTGCCTCGTGAGTGCCTGACGATGGTAGAGGATTCCAATTGTCATGAGGAACAGAACGGTCGCAATTTCGTAGCCATACGCACCAAGCAATAACATCGTTGAAGAACCACTCAGTCCGCCTGCAAGTAGTACGGCAAACAACGGGCTAACGCAGGCAGGGCACGCCACAATCCCGACTATTCCTCCGACTGCCGACTGCGAGAAATCAAGCAATGCATCATAGACGAGATACGCCAGCGCGAACAGGCCAACCGCTTGGTAAGGAATGAGCGAGACCGTGATCAGGTCACCTGTATAGACGAAGACCGGACTCCATCCCAAAGATCGACCCCACGTTATTCCGAAGCCGCTTGGTCCAGTGAGCTGCCCGAAATGAGAGGTGCTCGGTCCAAGTAATCCTGAAAAATAAAACATCACGATGAGATATAGAGCAACGACAAGTGCGGCACCAATACGATACACTCGACGTTTCGTTACAGGTCGAGTGTGCCAGATCACCCAGACTGAGGCGGTGAACCAAATAAATGGAAGGACGAAATGGGTCCACCGGCTCCCCATATCTCCTGTGAAATATGCGTACACCAACCCGGCGATCAACTGTGCGGCGAGGAGGAGATTGAGCCACGTGCTTGACTTGAGAACCCGGCTAATGCGATCAGTTTCGAGTGTTGCTTGTGACATGATGGGTAGTGTTAGTATGAATTTCTACGTCTGTTAGTTCTGCAGGTCATCACTCGGATACACGCGGTAGGTTCGACCCTGTCGTTCCCGATACAGCAGCCCGCGCTCCTCGAGTGAACTCACGGTCTGGCTCACTTTACTCTTTGAGAACTCAGATCGATCCCGAAGTTCGATCTGCGTGATTCCAGGCGAGTTCAGGACGGGTTCAAGGACGCGTCGTTCATCATCCGGTAAGAGATCGAGAACGCGCGCTTGCGGATCCGATTCAGGATTGATAGGCGTCGCCGGCGAGGCGTCATCGTCTATCGATGTAGGCGTTGCCTCCGATACCTGATCGGGGTCGATGTGATCCGCTGAGTCGGTTGTCGAATCGATGAGATTCCCTCGAACCACGTAATAGATGCCACCGATACTGCCTGCGACCAGAAGGGTTCCAACCACGTACCAGAGAGGATCTGGACCGTGAATCGCCCCCATAGACGAGTCCATCATCGGCCCCATCGACTGCTCGATAGCGCGACGCTGTTGATAGGCCCGCCAACTGAGTAGTCCGCCAGCCAAGAGGACGAACCCAAGGAGCACACCAACGACGGTATCCGCTGGACGTTGGTTCATATGACATCCCCTTGTTTCGATATCTGACTGCTCATACAATCAATTTTGGCGCGACAGGTGTGACAATTGCGGATTGAAGGTGCGATGATGAAGTGCTTCACAGCGGATGAACCACAGTACATCTATCAGTGATCGTGATCGTGGTTTGTTATCTGCGGGCTTTGATCAGCAAATTCCGTGGGCTCTTCCTCGAATGCCCGCTTACAGGTCTTCGAGCAAAAATAGTACGTCATTCCATCATTGGACGCACTCGGCCCCTCATCGTCGGTCCGCATACCACACACCGGATCACGATACTGACCTGGTGCGCCGATTCCACGTCGGTAGACATACAGGAGGAACCCGGAGAGCGCGAAGGCGATAATATTGAGGTAGAACGTGTAGTTGAGCTCGAAGTACGTCTGTTCGGTCGCCGTCTCGCCACCGGCCAGATCTGGTACGATGCCGAGGGCGTCGAACAGCAACTCCATGAGGAAGCCAGTGAACGCCATCGTCACGAAGAAGACGCCAAGGATGTACAGCATGATCTTCCAGCCGTAGTACTTCCGGTAGACGTTCAGCACGGGCACGGTGATGAGGTCGGCGTAGACGAACGCGATGATCCCGGCGAAGCTGACGCCACCGCCCCACAGCGCGACGGCGAACGGGACGTTGCCCATACTGCCGACGAAACTGAGGACGGCGATGATGACGCCCATGACGGCGTTCTCGGCAGTCACGAGCAGGCCGTCGCCCTGAATGAACAGCGTGTTCCACACCCACTGCGGGACGAAGACGATGACGAACCCAGAAATAAGGAAGCCGGCGATGACGTCCTTCCAGATCATCGACCACTCCTTGCGGTACTGGTTCCCAACTTTGTACCAGCCACCCCACGACAACAACTCGTCACGCCACCCGCCGCGACTCGACGTCTCCTGGCGGTAGGTCTCCATACAGCCCTCCGAGCAGAATTTGAGCGTCTCACCGCCGTCAGTCGTGAGCGTGTACTCGTCTTTGCCTTCCATCCCGCAGGTCGGGTCTTCGGTGACGCCCGCCTCACGGTCGCGCTCGTTGAGCGTTTCTCGAACTTCGGCAAAGAGATTCTCGGGAAGCGTGAGGTGGACGATCACCGCCATCACGGCGATGAGGATGAGGCCACCCAGCAGTTCCGCTAGGAGGAACTCCCAGCCGAGCAGAATCAGAATCATCAGCCCGAGTTCTACGATCAGATTCGTCGACGCGAACATGAACGCGAGAAAGTTGACCGCGTGCGCCCCCTTCTTGAACAAACCTTTCCCGATGGCTACGGCACCGAAGCTGCACCCACTGCTCGCCGCCCCGAACGCAGTCGCCTTGGTGAGCCCGCTCAGATCACCGTCGCCCAGCACCTGTGCCATTCGCTCCTTGGAGACGTAGACCTGGACGAGACTCGTGATCGTGAGTCCCATAATGATCGCCCACGCCGCCGTCCAGAGGAACCCAACACCGATTCGGAGGGCTTCGAAGATGCCCTCGACCATCGTCACCTGCATAGATGTATCGTCGTACGGATCATCTTTTGCAGTTTTCCTTCAGATAGTTCAGGTTAGAGCCGTTGAGAGTGTGAATTCAAAAGATTAGCGGTGGGTGGAACACGCAGGTCGAAGGCACAACCGCATTGAATAGTTAGGACGTAGTATTACTTGAGACCCAAACTCACGGAGGGATCACAATATGCCGACAAATTCAGACGACACGCGACTTGTTACGCTCCTCCTCGTTATCATCGGCGCCGTATTCATCGTCCCACTGTTCTTCATGGGCTTCGGGATGATGGGATTCGGCCCAATGATAGGCGGGATGTGGGGCGGTCACATGTGGGGTGACGGGACGATGCCTGGCTGGATGTTCATCGTCGGCATCGTGATGCAGCTACTGTTCCTCGCTGCCCTCCTCGGCGGTGGCTACCTCATCTACCGTGCGATTACGGGAAGTGAGAGTAGCTCAGACCAAGCCCTCGAGGAGCTCCGGCTCGCCTACGCCCGCGGAGAGCTGACCGACGAGGAATACGAACAGCGACGCGAAGCACTCGAACGAGATACCTGATTTCCACCCGGGAAACTTGAACGATGACCGGATTCTCCGACCGCCGTCAAGAGTCAACGCATCTGCAGCTTCCACCGTGGCTCGACCGATACACGACGCTGGGACTGTACGGACTACTCG
It includes:
- a CDS encoding DUF7546 family protein, with the translated sequence MSQATLETDRISRVLKSSTWLNLLLAAQLIAGLVYAYFTGDMGSRWTHFVLPFIWFTASVWVIWHTRPVTKRRVYRIGAALVVALYLIVMFYFSGLLGPSTSHFGQLTGPSGFGITWGRSLGWSPVFVYTGDLITVSLIPYQAVGLFALAYLVYDALLDFSQSAVGGIVGIVACPACVSPLFAVLLAGGLSGSSTMLLLGAYGYEIATVLFLMTIGILYHRQALTRQYHQFRGN
- a CDS encoding ABC transporter permease; protein product: MNRTTTAFSIGIKEQARNYVLVALLVVLPVSFITLAFAVTQDVEMPVRTLVDGETATVMRGMPEVHGVIMTPITSALIAGLAGLFLMREAKDTDGRLAVAGYRAWQVIAARFGVLAAITLIVTGVSVGVMLVDFQPEYLWWFVAAMLVVSVTYGLIGMLVGAVFNRLAGMWLMLILPMLDIGLFQDPLFIQSEPDWWMKLFPGYWPVRVMVDTGLTTDVDTALSLVWATGYLLLVAVLAIGVYYRATQAS
- a CDS encoding SHOCT domain-containing protein; its protein translation is MTHYTNTLGRTTRRIAILAVPLLIVATGTAAAHGGGGYGGGMMGSGGWGVFSGGMGLWSFLWMGLLIVVPLYLVYSLLNRDSERSDSRPLSVLRERYARGELSDEEFERRRKQLE
- a CDS encoding SHOCT domain-containing protein — encoded protein: MPTNSDDTRLVTLLLVIIGAVFIVPLFFMGFGMMGFGPMIGGMWGGHMWGDGTMPGWMFIVGIVMQLLFLAALLGGGYLIYRAITGSESSSDQALEELRLAYARGELTDEEYEQRREALERDT
- a CDS encoding plastocyanin/azurin family copper-binding protein, which translates into the protein MGTNDKFGVSHVRSLRTSIARSYPPKNDPDNMTHHSRRQFLGIVGASAVASTGFAQSANAQETPIVEMGNNYFDPIGLRVDPGTTVQFELAAGAHSATAYADRIPEGASAFDSGTISDGSFEYTFETPGTYDYYCIPHKSIGMVGRIVVGSPGGPAEEDSIPDGEVPSSEAIVDQGTVAYGSSSDGSGNTGGGMMGRGGSGMMSGRNGGGVGGLPAVGGVLGMLGVLGGGLYWLGNQKSPQSTTDDSARKTLQNRYARGEIDEEEYRRRRERLDATDEDISN
- a CDS encoding helix-turn-helix transcriptional regulator; protein product: MNQRPADTVVGVLLGFVLLAGGLLSWRAYQQRRAIEQSMGPMMDSSMGAIHGPDPLWYVVGTLLVAGSIGGIYYVVRGNLIDSTTDSADHIDPDQVSEATPTSIDDDASPATPINPESDPQARVLDLLPDDERRVLEPVLNSPGITQIELRDRSEFSKSKVSQTVSSLEERGLLYRERQGRTYRVYPSDDLQN
- a CDS encoding permease; protein product: MQVTMVEGIFEALRIGVGFLWTAAWAIIMGLTITSLVQVYVSKERMAQVLGDGDLSGLTKATAFGAASSGCSFGAVAIGKGLFKKGAHAVNFLAFMFASTNLIVELGLMILILLGWEFLLAELLGGLILIAVMAVIVHLTLPENLFAEVRETLNERDREAGVTEDPTCGMEGKDEYTLTTDGGETLKFCSEGCMETYRQETSSRGGWRDELLSWGGWYKVGNQYRKEWSMIWKDVIAGFLISGFVIVFVPQWVWNTLFIQGDGLLVTAENAVMGVIIAVLSFVGSMGNVPFAVALWGGGVSFAGIIAFVYADLITVPVLNVYRKYYGWKIMLYILGVFFVTMAFTGFLMELLFDALGIVPDLAGGETATEQTYFELNYTFYLNIIAFALSGFLLYVYRRGIGAPGQYRDPVCGMRTDDEGPSASNDGMTYYFCSKTCKRAFEEEPTEFADQSPQITNHDHDH
- a CDS encoding DUF302 domain-containing protein, with the protein product MSYTIQTKIDGEFDDVVDATNAALKDEGFGVLCDIDIQATLKEKLGEEFRQYRILGACNPPLAYEGLSVETELGALLPCNVIVYENDGGVIVVSAVDPEQLVGIADNDALDSVATEVSERFDRVLAAVTDEFGSASEA
- a CDS encoding SHOCT domain-containing protein, whose product is MASSDQLDTTTILLIVLGAFILLPLLTMGMGFGGMMGYGGMMGQYGTTGGWWPLIGMLVPVIFLLALLGGGYLIFRRMSETQTSHNPAMEELRLAYARGDLTDEEFEARREKLEQSE
- a CDS encoding ABC transporter permease, whose translation is MPTVEAIPIELGRLLGAIFGVAIIAGLMGLAQMISARAADRRLVQTGYPPRTLLATRLAALGGVTVVVAAVNYGVLWLTISPEAPVLTFVFLVLAGLVYAFLGALVGALLPRLFEGSLVVVFLAMMDAFLSGDSPLAADIPEFVEYFPLYHPKELLQEAMFQGTYTTGDLGFVAGYLLVLLVLVTVVFGVTMRTSGGWSA